Proteins from a genomic interval of Nematostella vectensis chromosome 5, jaNemVect1.1, whole genome shotgun sequence:
- the LOC5502589 gene encoding mucin-17 isoform X2: MRSPIEVVTVQVIFIFIMPYAKVITSDEIISSDEIPKGEVDFVSEWSPWSPCSRTCGTGISFRGRRCNRDRSPCTQYPRQHRTCNNEPCPIGASSFRDQQCSKNDAYQLKFNGTDAKWKSLRRGSTRCLLYCYPVGQRVTYYFGRARDGTKCSDFPHSVCVFGKCTPVGCDRKLGTDRKFDQCQVCGGDGSSCEPFASSINRDVTAEENKTGYSELFTIPKRATTVLISEGTASFIAIKSRSGEWLMNGDHVVTKPGSQRTDGVDVRYTRLPDNKTEAVMILGPTTQELYVMGLIVNSTSPKVEYEYWLPKDRPPTTIAPITEPVEPVTEDLKPVTEPVEPVTEDLKPVTEPDEPVTEDVKPVTEPIEPVTEDLKPVTEPVEPVTEELVTEIAGPFTKPISLATEFLKPSTELFGQLTESVKPFTSGVRVTKAVNWEDAGPITQRVQYTGKTTGILQSVTTSQPKYNVNSSIALVTRSTFLSLKSISAEHSIASQSAQVTATRKTPSITTKAHSIATPTVLVSSPETVRPEVMKTSAFYSNESRVLPSITALPSFKGSAKSRTEKRRNSSKVLPSLVLYSLSTSNVSVDRSLSQAVTPTSRLLRTVTNIPSDGQSKIGETSTSYVSSLTSEVDSSDHTIKVSSSKTEDKGYSVRTVGTTLPIVKSGATLSTPSNYESVTASQKVLYTMSAVRSKSSESGGKTKQTPSSVNASTSISTGSKLGMASVQGKQSTSLPMLPSVSTLTFGDSVTETASSRLPTKLGVVASRAEASTKEIKQQRSSIVTSISPTRTTEKLETMPSSTKGTQGLLHTTELPTSKAESGTAATSTDERTTTLKPVFPTTEFMPWGAWTACSTSCGGGFRVRARTCLRRPDGLCLSDETQVKPCNTLPCRLVDKTWSTWGPWAGCTVSCGGGARVRFRICQSATKTRVRSGCPGRSYEVRSCNTDICASRSRVEPSSSKKQTLLSSSMSSSLRTSSSPPQPSSSSSSSAAAASLRTFTVSPLLFSSPSSSSLSAKVSVMQSSSPVTVAPSMRTSSTPLLSSSNIQKFTTETISNNRKTLNLILTSTPSLTSTVILSVLHSYASVHSSQSQIYVSPSSQYIEISSAKINELTSTKRQVTTRMETVTKEATATIDPSTTPKEDATYVAIAKNTNATNNPTTENTTITTSEPTTMEAITTTKPLTEDNSSTTTIPITTETTNTVMLTTKKATITAKPTATEAIITPGPTTTGAVTPTQVTITAVKNTVKPIPMEATTAGPTTTEAIITDKPTTTEATAISIPTPFDATTTGKLTTTEETTTTQPSTSEATTASITPTTEVNITLNPTTTEETATVKPTTKQATTNADPTTNEATTSAKPTTTEATTTTTATPTTTETTTTTKPTTTEATSTAKPTTTEATTTAKPTTTEATTTAKSTTNEATTSAKPTTTEAATTATPTTTETTTTTKPTTTEATSTAKPTTTEATTTAKPTTTEATSTAKPTTTEATSTAKPTTTEATSTAKPTTMEATTTAKPTTTEATTTVKPTTMEATTTAKPTTMEATSTTKPTTMEATTTAKPTTMEATSTTKPTTTEATSTVKPTTTKATTSAKPTTTEATTTAKPTTTETTTTTKPTTAEATTTAKPTTTEATTTTKPTNAESTTTAKPTTMEATTTAKPTTTEATTTAKPTTTEATSTAKPTTTEATSTAKPTTTEATTTAKPTTTEATSTAKPTTTEATSTAKPTTTEATSTAKSTTTEATTTAKPTTTEATSTAKPTTTEATSTAKPTTTEATTKAKPTTTDENTTTKPATTEATTTAKPTTTEATTSAKPTTTDENTTTKPATTEATTTAKPTTTEATTSAKPTTTEATTVKLTTTEATTTAKPTTTDENTTTKPATTGATASTKPTTTEATTTATPTTTEATTTTKPVTTTSAPCAPCNLNQRTLERGYCTSDVVIHTVITSPMRVTHSRAVYEASILSVYKASELLPRTVFIRVPGGRCPCPHLLPGKDYVIMGKIARNKKGEVRVTLSQRSFAKRWDIPIELGLGRNKPDCTKIERRPKTTVAPTTTNQPTTAPATLLVTTPSSTTEKPITESPATCPPCLASRHKNKAYCSNDHVVRVEIGKEHVTAQDKKAFRAFVKTIYKGPLDLSEIIIRVSGSKCSCPDFKVGQDYIIMGSARFGKRGVYRLVMNKDSLAEEWYYAFNNEVSALRQCDLPATTVPVAMTTVTSAPVTLTPKCGACRESENPGAHFCISQHATVHRSREHSISTGFPWTI; encoded by the exons GTCATAACATCTGATGAAATAATTTCCAGTGACGAAATCCCCAAGGGGGAGGTAGACTTTGTATCAGAGTGGTCTCCTTGGAGCCCTTGTTCTCGCACATGTGGGACGGGGATATCATTCCGTGGGAGACGATGTAACAG GGACCGAAGTCCATGCACACAGTACCCACGCCAACATCGCACGTGTAACAACGAG CCATGTCCAATAGGAGCCTCGAGTTTCCGTGATCAGCAGTGCTCGAAAAATGACGCTTATCAACTAAAGTTCAACGGCACAGATGCCAAGTGGAAGTCACTACGAAGAG GTTCCACTAGGTGCCTACTGTACTGTTACCCTGTTGGTCAGCGGGTTACTTATTACTTTGGCCGAGCGAGAGATGGGACCAAATGTTCAGATTTCCCTCATAGCGTCTGTGTATTCGGAAAATGCACG CCGGTTGGATGCGATCGTAAACTTGGTACAGACCGGAAGTTCGATCAGTGCCAGGTTTGTGGAGGAGATGGCTCCTCGTGTGAACCCTTCGCGTCTTCAATCAACCGAGACGTCACCGCGGAGGAGAACAAGACAG GTTACTCGGAGCTCTTCACGATACCCAAGCGTGCCACCACGGTTCTTATAAGCGAGGGAACAGCGAGCTTTATAG CCATAAAGAGTCGTTCGGGGGAGTGGCTGATGAATGGTGATCACGTGGTTACCAAGCCGGGGAGTCAGCGAACCGACGGAGTAGATGTCCGCTATACCCGTCTTCCTGACAACAAAACAGAGGCTGTGATGATTCTCGGTCCGACTACACAGGAGCTTTACGTCATG GGTTTGATTGTGAATAGCACATCACCAAAAGTAGAGTACGAATACTGGCTTCCGAAGGACAGACCGCCGACTACGATAGCACCTATAACAGAACCGGTTGAGCCAGTCACTGAAGATTTAAAACCTGTCACAGAACCGGTTGAGCCAGTCACTGAAGATTTAAAACCTGTCACAGAACCGGATGAGCCAGTCACTGAAGATGTAAAACCTGTCACAGAACCGATTGAGCCAGTCACTGAAGATTTAAAACCTGTCACAGAACCGGTTGAACCAGTTACTGAAGAACTAGTCACTGAAATTGCAGGGCCTTTCACTAAACCGATAAGTCTAGCCACTGAGTTTTTGAAACCTTCAACTGAACTTTTTGGACAGCTTACTGAAAGTGTTAAGCCATTTACGTCAGGTGTTCGAGTCACAAAAGCTGTGAATTGGGAAGATGCTGGTCCAATTACACAACGCGTACAATATACTGGCAAGACCACGGGAATACTTCAATCAGTTACAACTAGTCAACCTAAATACAATGTTAATTCTTCCATCGCTCTTGTAACTAGATccacttttctttctttaaagTCAATATCTGCGGAGCACAGTATTGCTTCTCAGTCAGCACAGGTTACTGCAACGAGAAAAACGCCATCAATAACTACTAAAGCACATAGTATTGCTACTCCAACTGTTTTGGTATCTTCGCCGGAGACGGTGCGCCCTGAGGTAATGAAGACGTCAGCTTTCTACTCGAATGAAAGCCGCGTTCTTCCATCAATTACAGCATtaccaagttttaaaggatCTGCTAAAAGTAGAACTGAGAAACGCCGTAATAGCTCTAAAGTGTTGCCAAGTTTAGTATTGTATTCCTTATCTACGTCGAATGTATCAGTAGATAGGTCTTTGTCACAAGCTGTAACACCAACATCTCGACTGCTGAGGACAGTGACGAATATCCCAAGTGATGGACAAAGCAAAATTGGGGAAACGTCCACGTCTTACGTATCTTCATTGACGTCTGAGGTCGATTCCAGTGATCACACTATTAAAGTCAGCTCCTCTAAAACAGAGGACAAAGGTTATTCAGTTAGAACAGTGGGGACTACTCTCCCCATAGTAAAATCCGGTGCCACTTTAAGTACGCCGTCTAATTATGAATCTGTGACTGCGTCACAAAAGGTCTTATATACAATGTCGGCAGTGAGATCCAAGTCGTCTGAGTCTGgtggaaaaacaaaacagactCCGAGCTCTGTTAACGCATCCACAAGTATTAGTACTGGAAGTAAATTAGGAATGGCTTCTGTACAAGGCAAACAATCTACTTCACTGCCCATGTTACCTTCAGTATCAACGTTAACCTTTGGGGATAGTGTCACAGAAACAGCATCGAGTAGACTGCCTACAAAGCTAGGCGTCGTTGCATCTAGAGCAGAAGCTTCCACTAAAGAGATAAAACAGCAAAGATCTTCAATCGTTACGTCCATATCGCCGACTaggacaactgaaaaacttgAAACAATGCCGTCGTCAACAAAAGGAACACAGGGATTGCTCCATACGACTGAGCTTCCAACTTCAAAGGCTGAATCAGGCACAGCCGCCACTAGTACAGACGAGAGGACAACAACTTTAAAACCAG TTTTTCCCACCACTGAGTTCATGCCTTGGGGAGCATGGACGGCCTGCTCGACCTCTTGCGGAGGCGGCTTCCGAGTTCGCGCAAGAACCTGCCTTCGTAGACCTGATGGACTGTGCCTTAGCGACGAAACACAAGTCAAACCATGTAACACTCTTCCATGCCGCCTTGTCGACAAGACTTGGAGCACGTGGGGACCCTGGGCAGGATGTACAGTAAgctgtgggggaggggcacgAGTGAGGTTCAGGATTTGTCAGAGTGCAACCAAGACTCGTGTTCGCTCAGGCTGTCCTGGACGGAGCTACGAAGTTAGGTCTTGCAATACTGATATATGCGCTTCGAGAAGCCGTGTAGAGCCATCATCATCTAAGAAACAAACACTTTTATCATCATCTATGTCGTCTTCGTTGcggacatcatcatcaccaccacaaccatcatcatcatcatcatcatcagcagcagcagcatcaTTAAGAACTTTTACAGTATCGCCATTGTTAttctcatcaccatcatcgtcgtcattaTCAGCAAAAGTGTCAGTGATGCAATCTTCTTCACCAGTAACGGTTGCTCCATCAATGAGGACCTCATCAACACCACTGCTCTCTTCGTCTAACATTCAAAAATTTACTACTGAAACAATCTCAAATAACAGAAAGACCTTAAACCTCATTTTAACATCGACACCATCATTGACATCAACTGTTATTTTATCCGTGTTGCACTCGTATGCAAGCGTACATTCCAGCCAAAGTCAGATCTACGTCTCACCTTCAAGTCAGTATATCGAAATATCTAGTGCAAAGATAAACGAGCTAACATCAACAAAGAGACAAGTCACTACGAGAATGGAAACAGTCACCAAAGAAGCAACGGCCACCATAGACCCAAGCACTACTCCCAAAGAAGACGCCACATATGTAGCTATAGCTAAAAATACTAATGCTACTAATAACCCTACCACCGAGAATACAACTATCACTACTTCCGAGCCTACAACCATGGAAGCCATTACTACTACCAAACCTTTAACAGAGGACAACTCTTCCACCACAACCATACCAATTACCACTGAAACAACAAACACAGTCATGCTAACCACCAAGAAAGCAACTATCACAGCTAAACCTACCGCAACTGAAGCAATTATTACACCCGGACCGACCACCACAGGAGCAGTCACCCCCACTCAAGTTACGATCACGGCAGTAAAAAACACAGTCAAACCAATCCCCATGGAAGCTACTACAGCCGGACCAACGACCACCGAAGCAATTATTACAGACAAGCCTACCACCACGGAAGCAACTGCTATATCCATACCAACCCCTTTTGACGCAACTACTACAGGCAAACTAACCACCACGGAAGAAACTACCACTACCCAACCTTCTACCTCGGAGGCAACTACTGCATCAATAACACCCACCACTGAAGTCAATATTACACTCAATCCTACCACCACGGAAGAAACTGCTACAGTCAAGCCTACCACCAAGCAAGCAACTACCAATGCCGACCCTACCACCAATGAAGCAACTACTTCAGCTAAACCTACCACCACGGAAGCAACTACTACAACTACAGCTACACCTACCACGACAGAAACAACTACTACAACTAAACCTACCACAACGGAAGCAACTTCTACAgccaaacctaccaccacggAAGCAACTACTACAgccaaacctaccaccacggAAGCAACTACTACAGCCAAATCTACCACCAATGAAGCAACTACTTCAGCTAAACCTACCACCACGGAAGCAGCTACTACGGCTACACCTACCACGACAGAAACAACTACTACAACTAAACCTACCACAACGGAAGCAACTTCTACAgccaaacctaccaccacggAAGCAACTACTACAGCTAAACCTACCACCACGGAAGCAACTTCTACAgccaaacctaccaccacggAAGCAACTTCTACAgccaaacctaccaccacggAAGCAACTTCTACAGCCAAACCTACAACCATGGAAGCAACTACTACAGCTAAGCCTACCACCACGGAAGCAACTACTACAGTTAAACCTACAACCATGGAAGCAACTACTACAGCTAAACCTACCACCATGGAAGCAACTTCTACAACCAAACCTACAACCATGGAAGCAACTACTACAGCTAAACCTACCACCATGGAAGCAACTTCTACAaccaaacctaccaccacggaagcaactagtacagttaaacctaccaccactaaaGCAACTACTTCAGCTAAACCGACAACCACAGAAGCAACTACTACAGCTAAACCTACTACGACAGAAACAACTACTACAACTAAACCTACCACTGCGGAAGCGACTACTACAGCTAAACCTACCACCACGGAAGCAACTACTACAACTAAACCTACCAATGCGGAATCAACTACTACAGCTAAACCTACCACCATGGAAGCAACTACTACAGCTAAGCCAACCACCACGGAAGCAACTACTACAgccaaacctaccaccacggAAGCAACTTCTACAgccaaacctaccaccacggAAGCAACTTCTACAgccaaacctaccaccacggAAGCAACTACTACAGCTAAACCTACCACCACGGAAGCAACTTCTACAgccaaacctaccaccacggAAGCAACTTCTACAgccaaacctaccaccacggAAGCAACTTCTACAGCCAAATCTACCACCACGGAAGCAACTACTACAGCTAAACCTACCACCACGGAAGCAACTTCTACAgccaaacctaccaccacggAAGCAACTTCTACAgccaaacctaccaccacggAAGCAACTACTAAAGCTAAACCTACCACCACGGACGAAAATACTACAACCAAACCGGCAACCACGGAAGCAACTACTACAGCTAAACCTACAACTACGGAAGCAACTACTTCAGCTAAACCTACCACCACGGACGAAAATACTACAACCAAACCGGCAACCACGGAAGCAACTACTACAGCTAAACCTACAACTACGGAAGCAACTACTTCAGCTAAACCTACCACCACGGAAGCAACTACAGTTAAACTTACCACTACGGAAGCAACTACTACAGCAAAGCCTACCACCACGGACGAAAATACTACAACTAAACCGGCAACTACGGGAGCAACTGCTTCAACTAAACCTACCACTACGGAAGCAACTACTACAGCTACACCTACCACTACGGAAGCAACTACTACAACTAAACCGGTCACCACTACGTCAG CCCCATGTGCCCCGTGTAATCTAAACCAGCGCACTCTCGAGAGGGGATATTGCACGAGTGATGTGG TTATCCACACAGTTATTACCTCGCCTATGCGTGTAACTCATAGTCGCGCCGTCTACGAAGCCTCGATCCTCTCGGTGTACAAAGCCTCTGAGCTCCTGCCTCGAACGGTTTTCATCCGCGTACCGGGAGGGCGTTGCCCCTGCCCTCATCTCCTCCCGGGTAAGGACTATGTCATCATGGGTAAGATAGCACGCAACAAAAAGGGAGAGGTCAGGGTGACACTATCACAGAGGAGCTTTGCTAAGAGATGGGATATACCAATTGAGCTTGGCTTGGGAAGGAATAAGCCGGATTGTACAAAGATCGAAAGACGACCGAAGACGACAGTCGCGCCGACAACGACCAACC AACCAACAACAGCACCAGCCACCCTCCTGGTAACCACGCCTTCTAGCACGACAGAGAAACCAATAACCGAGTCGCCAG CCACGTGCCCGCCCTGCCTTGCGTCACGCCACAAGAACAAAGCCTACTGCTCAAACGACCATG TTGTCCGAGTGGAGATTGGTAAAGAGCACGTGACCGCTCAGGACAAGAAGGCCTTCCGCGCGTTTGTCAAGACCATCTACAAGGGTCCCCTCGACCTGTCCGAGATCATCATTCGTGTGTCCGGCTCAAAGTGCTCATGTCCGGACTTCAAAGTCGGACAGGACTACATCATTATGGGCTCCGCGCGTTTTGGCAAAAGGGGAGTCTACCGTTTAGTCATGAATAAGGACAGCTTGGCGGAGGAATGGTATTACGCATTTAACAACGAGGTCTCCGCACTCAGGCAGTGTGACCTACCCGCGACAACGGTGCCTGTTGCTATGACCACCGTGACGTCAGCTCCGGTTACCTTGACGCCGAAATGCGGTGCCTGTCGAGAGTCTGAGAATCCTGGGGCTCATTTTTGCATCAGTCAACATG CAACTGTGCACAGATCTCGGGAACACTCTATTTCCACAGGCTTCCCATGGACTATTTAG